The DNA sequence ATATGCGCGGGAAGGTCCGCCGGCCGCGGAACGGCGGCCAAGCCCTGCCGGTAGGCGGTTTCGGCCGCCGCGGTTGCGATTTCCGCCGCCACCGCGCGGATCCGTTCCAGGCGCGGATACACGCTTCCCTGCGCCAGGTCGCTTTCCGAGACCTCGCGCGCCAGCGCCTTGGCGGCCGCGAGGAACATCTCGTCGGTGACCCGGGTGATCCCGCAAGCGACGATGGCCAGGCCGACCCCCGGAAAGATGTAGGCGTTGTTGCCCTGGCCCGGGACGATTTCTTTACCTCCGACGGTTTGCGGCGCGGACGGGCTTCCGGAGGCGAAGATCGCCCGCCCCTCCGTCGCGGCGTAAGCTTCCTCGGCGGTGCATTCCTGCTTCGAGGTGGGATTGGAAAGCGCGAACACGATTGGCCGCTCGTGGTTGCGGGCCATCGCCTCGAGCACCGGCCGCGGGAACATCCCGCGCTTGCCGGCGGCCCCCACGATCGCGGTCGGGCGCAGCGCTTCGACGGCCGAGAGCAGGTCCGGGAGAAACGGATGGTCGTGCGCGTAGCGCCGCTTGTCTTCGTTAAGGTCGGTCCGGCCGCGCACGACCAGGCCCTTGGAATCCACGAACCAGCAGCGCCGCCGCGCTTCCTCCAAGGAAAGCCCCTCCTCCGCCAGGGCGGCGGCCGTCATGTCGCCGATGCCGATGCCGGCTTCCCCCGCGCCGAGGAAGACGATCGTTTGGTCGGCCAGCCTGCCGCCGGTGATCCTCAACGCCGCGCACAGCCCCGCCAACGCCACCGCCCCCGTTCCCTGGATGTCGTCGTTGAACAGGCACAGCCGGCCGCGGTAGGCGCGCAGCAGGCGGAAGGCGTTCAGGTTCCCGAAATCCTCCATCTGCACCAGCACCCCCGGAAAGCGCTCCACCGCCGCGGCGATGAACTCCTCGAAGAATTCATCGTAGGCGGCGCCGCGGATCCTGCGCTGTGGGAGGCCGATATAAAGAGGGTCCCGCAAAAGGGTTTCGTTCTCGGTGCCCACGTCGAGCGTTACCGGCAGGCACTGCGACGGAGGAATTCCCGCCAGGGCGGTGTAGAGCGCCAGCTTGCCGATCGGGATGCCCATGCCGTTCGCCCCCAGATCGCCCAGCCCCAGGATGCGCTCGCCGTCGGTGACCACGATCACCCGTACCCCGTCGGTCGGCCAGTGGCTAAGCAGCTGCGCCTGTCGGCCGCGGTCGGCATACGAGAGGAACATCCCCCGCGGCCGGCGGAAGATGTGCCCGTATTCCTGGCAGGCTTGGCCGACGGTGGGCGTGTAGACGATCGGAAGCAATTCCGCCAGATGATCGACCAGGACGCGGTAGAACAGCGTCTCGTTGCGGTCGAGCAACCCCATCAGAAAGATGTATTTTTCCAGGTCGTTGGGTTTGCGAAGCAGGTTTTCCAGTACGCGCAGGGTCTGTTGCTGCAGCGTGGTTACTCGGGGCGGCAACAGGCCGCGCAATCCGAGCGCATCGCGTTCCGTCTCGGTGAAGGCGGTTCCCTTGTTGCGGGCCGGATCGTGGACCCACACCAATTTGTCGGGAGGGGGGGCGGATTGTCTCATGACGGGTTCACCTTTCCCGGCGTGAAATAGGATTAATCGGCCAAGCCGTCGGGCGCACGCCTCCCTGCTTATTTTAACCGATGCGCGTCCGCTGGGCCGTGGTTAATCCGCTTGGAACGCTTTCGCCTCCCGGACGACGGGGGCGGACATGCCGTCGTTCCAAACAAGGTATTTCGTCGGCTGTTCGGCGTTCACCGTTAAAACCCGGTGCTCGCCCTTAGAATTGATCGCGTGAATCGCTACAACTTCGCAAAAGCCGGTTTTCAATCCGGAGAGGTCTTCCGCGGCTTTTTGGACCGCATCCCGCAGGGAATAGCCCAGCTCTAGATAGAGGACGACAGCCCGCGCCGTCCCCGCGCGGATGGTCATCTCCCCCGCCCCGGTGCAGGCGCATGCGCCGTAGCGGCTGTCCGTATAACTTCCCGCGCCGATGATCGGGCTGTCGCCCAGCCGGCCGGGATATTTCCACGGCCAACCGGCCGTGCTGGCCGCGGAGCAGATCCTCCCCGCATGGTCGATGCACAAATACACCGTGGTGTCGAATAAGCTCCCCGGGTCCCTGCCGACCGATGCGACCTCGAGTAGATTGATCTCCGGAAACCGCTTTCGCTGCTCCTCCGTCAGGATATCCTTCAATCGGCTCCTCCACGATTCCGCCGAATAATCCGTTTCGTTGACGGAGCTTTCCGCCCCGATCTCCCTGGCGAACCTTTCTGCGCCCTTCCCGACCAGAATCTCATGGTCCAGCCGCCGCATGACCTCATAGGCCACCTCGACGGGGTGCTTGTATCCGCGCAGGGCGCCCACCGCCCCGCTGCGGCGCGTATCCCCGTCCATGACGGCCGCATCCAACTCCAACTCGCCCAGCAGATTCGGCCGCGAGGCGAGGCCGACGGTGTGGATTTCCGGATCAGCTTCAACCAGTTTGATTCCCTCGACGATCGCCCGCAAGCCGGAAGATTTGGCCTTGAGCATCTCGACGGCCTTGGGAACGCCGGACCGCCCTTCGTAATTGGCGAGCAGCAACATTCGTTCCATCCTTTCCGCAAGCCGCAAATGCTTTGCGGCTCCGCCAAGTAGTCCAAATGGAAGGTTAAACCGTTCCGAAATAAGTTCGCGGAGCGCGGCGGTCGTTCCCTGCGGTCCGCATCCCGCCCCGACGCTACCGCTTTCGATTCTTTCCGGGACTCGGCGGTTTCTTCCGCCCGCGGCGCCGTGTCGCCTGCCGGGCCTTTGCGGACTTGCCAAGGAGGAGGATTGCGCGGCCGGCCACGACTATCACCCCCGCCGCTTGCATCTCCTCCAGCGCTTTCAGAGAATCATCCGGTTGGATGTTCACCCCTCGGCACGCGTCTTCGATCACCCGCGTGCGGAAGCCAAGCTGGACGGCGTCGAGCGCGGTGGATTTCACGCAGTAGTCAGTGGCCAGCCCGGCGATGTAGATTTCCTCGACGCCCTTCTCACGCAGGTAGTCCGCCAGCCCGGTGGAATGCTTGTGGTCCGCGTCCAGAAACCCGCTATAGCTGTCGATTTCCGGATCGGTCCCCTTTTGAAACACCCGCGCGATGCGGGTCCGCTCCAACCCGGGAGCCAGTTCCGCACCCGCCGTGCCCTGCACGCAGTGGTCCGGCCACAGCGTCTGCGGCGCACCGCGGATCTCGATCACCTCGTAGACCGGCTTTCCGTGCGTGCTGGCAAAGCTCGCGTGCCCGCGCGGGTGCCAGTCCTGGGTCGCCACGACCAGGTCGAATTCCTTCTGCAGCCGATTGGCGATCGGGATCACCGCGTCTCCCTCCGGCACCGCCAGCGCGCCCCCGGGGCAAAAATCATTTTGAATGTCGACCAATATCAACGCCTTCATGATTTCCCTCCTTTACAGGCCGCCGAATATTTCAGCCCCGCAGGTGAATTTTCTCTTAAGCCCGGGTATTTATCTCCATGCGGGAGTTGCTTCTTGGGCGGAGAATGAATCCCCCCCGTTTAGCGTTCTGTGATCTTCGCTAAACGGGAGAGGACGGAGGAGAGGGCTCCCCCTCATCCGGTTTCCGTTTCGCGTTCTTGAGCGCCAGGGTGATCTTCTTTCGGTACAGGCCGATCTCCAGCCCGACCGGATACAAATGCGGGTAGATAAAGCGCTTGATCGCCGGCGGAAAGTGCGCCAGGTTGTCCACCGTCGCGCGGCGGATCTCCTCGAGCGGCGGCGTCGGGTACACCGTCTTCCCGCCGCGCATCACCGGGATGAGCAGATCCTCGTGTTCGGCGTCCGCCGCGACCGTCTCCTTGTGGGCCGGGTCGGAGGTGTCGACGATGATGCAATCGCCGGCCGGCCGCGCCCCGTCTTCGAGGATCGCGTCGGCGATGTTCATCCCGCCGCGCCGGAACCGCCGCACCTGCAGAAATCCCGGT is a window from the Anaerolineales bacterium genome containing:
- a CDS encoding NAD-dependent malic enzyme gives rise to the protein MRQSAPPPDKLVWVHDPARNKGTAFTETERDALGLRGLLPPRVTTLQQQTLRVLENLLRKPNDLEKYIFLMGLLDRNETLFYRVLVDHLAELLPIVYTPTVGQACQEYGHIFRRPRGMFLSYADRGRQAQLLSHWPTDGVRVIVVTDGERILGLGDLGANGMGIPIGKLALYTALAGIPPSQCLPVTLDVGTENETLLRDPLYIGLPQRRIRGAAYDEFFEEFIAAAVERFPGVLVQMEDFGNLNAFRLLRAYRGRLCLFNDDIQGTGAVALAGLCAALRITGGRLADQTIVFLGAGEAGIGIGDMTAAALAEEGLSLEEARRRCWFVDSKGLVVRGRTDLNEDKRRYAHDHPFLPDLLSAVEALRPTAIVGAAGKRGMFPRPVLEAMARNHERPIVFALSNPTSKQECTAEEAYAATEGRAIFASGSPSAPQTVGGKEIVPGQGNNAYIFPGVGLAIVACGITRVTDEMFLAAAKALAREVSESDLAQGSVYPRLERIRAVAAEIATAAAETAYRQGLAAVPRPADLPAHIRSQMYDPIYPSYG
- a CDS encoding isoaspartyl peptidase/L-asparaginase; amino-acid sequence: MERMLLLANYEGRSGVPKAVEMLKAKSSGLRAIVEGIKLVEADPEIHTVGLASRPNLLGELELDAAVMDGDTRRSGAVGALRGYKHPVEVAYEVMRRLDHEILVGKGAERFAREIGAESSVNETDYSAESWRSRLKDILTEEQRKRFPEINLLEVASVGRDPGSLFDTTVYLCIDHAGRICSAASTAGWPWKYPGRLGDSPIIGAGSYTDSRYGACACTGAGEMTIRAGTARAVVLYLELGYSLRDAVQKAAEDLSGLKTGFCEVVAIHAINSKGEHRVLTVNAEQPTKYLVWNDGMSAPVVREAKAFQAD
- the pncA gene encoding bifunctional nicotinamidase/pyrazinamidase, which encodes MKALILVDIQNDFCPGGALAVPEGDAVIPIANRLQKEFDLVVATQDWHPRGHASFASTHGKPVYEVIEIRGAPQTLWPDHCVQGTAGAELAPGLERTRIARVFQKGTDPEIDSYSGFLDADHKHSTGLADYLREKGVEEIYIAGLATDYCVKSTALDAVQLGFRTRVIEDACRGVNIQPDDSLKALEEMQAAGVIVVAGRAILLLGKSAKARQATRRRGRKKPPSPGKNRKR